In Thiospirochaeta perfilievii, a single window of DNA contains:
- a CDS encoding HD domain-containing phosphohydrolase, which yields MSDEIQFMDEDEDIDDITEQHENWKVLIVDDEKEIHMVTTHVLKEFHFKDRGIDFFHAYSGEEAKEVLKENQDIALIFLDVVMETDDAGFKLIEWVRNFLENKFIRIVLRTGQPGLAPEKEVILNYDIDDYRAKTELTAVRLFTTTVASLRAYAIMMDQEENRRTLEALVKTSWSIGSSRTADNFLKGLMPQISSFMSLGENSFLSEVERVGDKNVLKAVMGTGRFKKITGDVAEYLTSHEHEIVDKALFDGHHVFEDQVVVGVVLHSDPQNSRLLFIESHEKIKSLDLSVLKIFLSSLDSAYDNIKLSYEVEIAHIDQINMQKSLLDRLNNVISIRSKETAGHVRRVAECSVLLAKYYGCSKDYIEIFKTASPMHDIGKIGVPDSILLKPGKLTLQERAIINTHAQLGRDMFEGDESALIKMIRDVAGTHHERWDGKGYPDGLKGEDIPLAGRITSICDVFDALLSERPYKEALPLDYVVDILKKGRGSHFDPNLLDLFMDHLDEMSEIFRTYK from the coding sequence ATGAGTGATGAGATCCAGTTTATGGATGAAGATGAAGACATTGATGATATCACAGAGCAACATGAGAACTGGAAAGTATTAATCGTAGACGATGAAAAAGAGATCCATATGGTTACAACTCATGTTCTTAAAGAGTTTCATTTTAAGGATAGAGGTATAGACTTTTTTCACGCTTATAGTGGGGAAGAGGCAAAAGAAGTTTTAAAGGAAAATCAGGATATTGCACTTATTTTCCTTGATGTTGTAATGGAAACAGATGATGCTGGGTTTAAATTAATAGAATGGGTAAGGAACTTTTTAGAGAATAAGTTTATTAGAATAGTTTTAAGAACTGGTCAGCCAGGGTTGGCACCAGAGAAGGAAGTTATTTTAAACTACGATATTGATGATTATAGGGCTAAAACAGAGCTTACAGCTGTAAGATTGTTTACAACCACAGTTGCCTCTTTAAGAGCCTACGCTATTATGATGGATCAAGAAGAGAACAGAAGGACTCTTGAAGCCCTTGTTAAAACTTCTTGGAGTATTGGCTCTTCTAGAACTGCAGATAATTTTTTAAAGGGTTTAATGCCACAAATTAGCTCCTTTATGTCTTTAGGGGAGAACTCCTTTCTCTCTGAGGTGGAGAGAGTTGGGGATAAAAATGTTTTAAAAGCTGTTATGGGGACTGGGCGTTTTAAAAAAATAACCGGTGATGTCGCTGAATATTTAACAAGTCATGAACATGAGATTGTAGATAAGGCACTTTTTGATGGGCATCATGTTTTTGAAGATCAGGTAGTTGTTGGTGTTGTCCTACACAGTGACCCACAAAATAGTAGACTACTTTTTATAGAGAGTCATGAGAAGATAAAGAGTTTAGACCTCTCTGTTTTGAAAATATTTTTATCAAGTCTAGACTCTGCATATGATAATATAAAACTCTCATATGAGGTTGAAATTGCCCATATAGACCAGATAAATATGCAAAAATCTCTTTTAGATAGGCTAAATAATGTTATATCAATTAGATCAAAGGAGACTGCAGGCCATGTAAGGCGTGTTGCAGAGTGTTCTGTTTTACTTGCTAAATACTATGGTTGCAGTAAAGATTATATTGAGATTTTTAAAACCGCATCTCCAATGCATGATATTGGGAAAATTGGTGTCCCAGACTCAATACTATTAAAGCCTGGAAAGCTTACCTTGCAAGAGAGAGCAATAATTAATACCCATGCCCAACTAGGACGAGATATGTTTGAAGGGGATGAATCTGCTTTAATAAAAATGATACGGGATGTTGCAGGAACACATCATGAAAGGTGGGATGGGAAGGGATACCCTGATGGATTAAAGGGGGAAGATATTCCCCTCGCTGGTAGAATAACATCAATATGCGATGTTTTTGATGCTCTTTTATCCGAGAGACCATATAAAGAGGCACTACCCCTGGATTATGTAGTTGATATCCTGAAAAAGGGTAGAGGTAGTCACTTTGATCCTAACCTTTTAGATCTATTTATGGATCATTTAGATGAAATGAGTGAAATATTTAGAACCTATAAATAA
- a CDS encoding BMP family ABC transporter substrate-binding protein has protein sequence MKKIAIILMILLVTPIFSKTDSEGGIKQIAVFIPGVMAGSPIYEDLDAGVRQAAEEHGLGVKTIEGGFDAASWPEKIKEISATGMYDLIVSSNPSMPQIMLEVSESFPTQKFLCLDGNIEGSKNIYTAEYKQFDQAYMAGYLAGLITLSKLEGANPDKKVGLIVAYHYPVLDNVLIPGFKKGLADVDKDITVDLRVVGNWWDATKASELTSIMINEGVDVFLSISGGATQGVISKAQDMGKYIIHFDSNGYNKAPGTILGSTVIKQKQLTYKLVTDFINGDLIFGNADQFSARDGYIDFIQDDPLYQKYVPQDIKDKMSKVVENIKK, from the coding sequence ATGAAAAAAATAGCAATTATTTTAATGATTTTATTAGTTACTCCTATCTTTTCAAAAACAGATAGTGAGGGTGGAATAAAACAGATAGCAGTTTTTATTCCAGGAGTTATGGCAGGAAGTCCAATTTATGAAGATTTAGATGCAGGTGTTAGGCAGGCAGCAGAGGAGCATGGACTAGGTGTAAAAACTATTGAGGGTGGATTTGATGCTGCGAGTTGGCCTGAAAAAATCAAAGAGATTTCAGCGACAGGGATGTATGATCTTATTGTTAGCTCTAACCCCTCAATGCCCCAAATCATGTTAGAGGTTTCTGAAAGTTTTCCTACCCAGAAGTTTCTATGCCTAGATGGAAATATAGAAGGTTCTAAAAATATCTATACCGCAGAGTATAAACAGTTTGATCAAGCCTATATGGCTGGATATTTAGCAGGGTTAATAACACTAAGTAAGCTAGAAGGTGCAAATCCAGATAAAAAAGTAGGATTAATAGTAGCCTACCACTACCCAGTATTAGACAACGTTCTAATCCCAGGTTTTAAAAAAGGTCTAGCTGATGTTGATAAAGATATTACAGTGGATCTAAGAGTGGTTGGAAACTGGTGGGATGCTACTAAGGCTTCAGAACTTACTTCAATTATGATAAATGAGGGTGTAGATGTCTTTTTATCAATATCAGGAGGGGCAACTCAAGGGGTTATAAGCAAAGCACAAGATATGGGTAAATATATTATTCATTTTGACAGCAATGGATATAACAAGGCACCTGGCACAATTCTTGGTAGTACTGTGATCAAGCAAAAACAGCTCACATATAAATTAGTAACCGACTTTATAAATGGAGATCTTATTTTTGGTAATGCGGATCAATTTTCTGCACGGGATGGTTACATAGATTTTATCCAAGATGACCCACTGTATCAGAAATACGTACCACAGGATATTAAAGATAAAATGAGCAAAGTAGTAGAAAACATAAAAAAATAA
- the alr gene encoding alanine racemase, with translation MRSTKVIIHLENLKNNFIAIKKQCNNVAVCAAVKADAYGHGAIEVSKSLEDFGCDFFGVATIYEALELIENGIKRPIILFSLPTPTEIKDIVRLGLEPIISTKEHIVLFEKQCENQKKNLNIHLKVDTGMGRIGCPPEDALDLGKRIFNSKYLKFKGLCTHFSTSELKNQDYTNIQLDRFKGVINQLKGSNISPKYFHAANSGAIINNSESIFNLVRSGINLYGYPPTDRLTLNFEPVLEFKTQIVELKKVKKGTSISYGRTYITEEESIIATLPVGYADGYFRALSNVGTVYINGNLYPIVGNICMDQMMVKVDDKVKLYDEVTLIGKEKDQPNAESLAEEVGTISYEILTNIHRVKRFYNK, from the coding sequence ATGAGAAGCACAAAGGTTATAATACATTTAGAGAATCTAAAAAATAACTTCATAGCAATAAAAAAGCAGTGTAATAACGTTGCGGTTTGTGCTGCAGTTAAGGCTGATGCCTATGGCCACGGGGCTATTGAAGTATCTAAAAGCCTAGAAGATTTTGGTTGTGATTTTTTTGGAGTAGCTACTATCTACGAGGCCTTGGAACTTATAGAAAATGGAATTAAAAGACCAATAATACTCTTCTCCCTACCTACTCCTACAGAGATAAAGGATATCGTTAGGTTGGGTTTAGAGCCTATAATAAGTACAAAAGAACACATAGTTTTATTTGAAAAGCAGTGTGAAAATCAGAAAAAGAATCTAAACATCCATCTGAAAGTAGATACAGGAATGGGAAGAATTGGTTGCCCTCCAGAGGATGCTCTAGACCTGGGAAAGAGGATTTTTAACTCAAAATATCTAAAGTTTAAAGGGCTTTGTACACATTTTTCAACCTCAGAACTAAAGAATCAGGACTATACAAATATTCAATTGGATAGATTTAAAGGGGTAATAAACCAGTTAAAAGGGTCTAACATATCACCTAAATATTTCCATGCTGCAAATTCAGGAGCAATAATTAACAACTCAGAATCCATATTTAACCTTGTAAGAAGCGGAATTAATTTATACGGATACCCGCCTACAGACAGGCTAACCCTAAATTTTGAGCCTGTTTTAGAGTTCAAAACACAAATTGTAGAGTTAAAAAAAGTTAAAAAAGGAACATCAATATCCTATGGAAGAACATATATTACAGAAGAGGAGAGTATTATAGCTACACTTCCAGTTGGATATGCTGATGGATATTTTAGGGCTCTGTCTAATGTTGGAACCGTATATATAAATGGGAATCTATACCCTATTGTTGGTAATATTTGCATGGATCAAATGATGGTTAAAGTTGATGATAAGGTAAAACTCTATGATGAGGTTACTCTAATTGGAAAAGAGAAAGATCAACCTAATGCAGAAAGCTTAGCAGAAGAAGTTGGGACTATAAGCTATGAAATTCTAACTAATATTCACAGAGTTAAAAGGTTTTACAATAAATAG
- a CDS encoding FGGY family carbohydrate kinase — MILAVDIGTTFLKVGIIDFNGKISYSEKRAIDLSVDKDLREVDPTKWVKGLSNLFLSIPANLLDSLTGIVISGNGPTFVPVDKTGNSAGKALLWIDDRSLTVADEITRRLGSPIPPNFFLSKAFWFKKERPTEYKNTISFLSCPEYISYLLTGEKYTLLPQDGFIDLYWTDDKIDKLDLDQKMFPKFISPFEVYGTLRDNPITSGLRKGLPVICGGPDFIMSILGTGSVYEGVLCDRTGTSEGLNFCCSDPTRIEGLRTLPHVIPGLYTIAGLIPNSGEYLLNDRLDLLIDEYKNSINLMVKSGLKIKEIRVVGGHAGIERLNIKKASQFDIPLKVYPEGSDLVGNGVLGSLVLGVYPSIGEACSRMVKEKVCYN; from the coding sequence ATGATTTTAGCCGTAGATATTGGAACCACATTTTTAAAGGTTGGGATAATTGATTTTAATGGAAAAATCTCTTACTCAGAGAAGAGGGCAATTGACCTCTCTGTAGACAAAGATCTGCGGGAAGTTGACCCAACTAAATGGGTGAAGGGATTATCTAATCTTTTTCTTTCGATACCTGCAAATTTATTAGATAGTCTAACTGGTATAGTTATTAGTGGAAATGGGCCCACTTTTGTTCCTGTAGACAAAACAGGAAATTCTGCAGGTAAAGCACTTCTTTGGATCGATGATAGATCATTAACTGTTGCAGATGAGATTACAAGGCGTTTAGGCTCTCCAATCCCCCCAAACTTCTTTTTAAGTAAGGCTTTTTGGTTTAAAAAAGAGAGACCAACAGAGTATAAAAATACAATCTCATTTCTATCCTGTCCTGAGTATATCTCCTATCTGCTAACTGGCGAGAAATATACACTTCTACCCCAAGATGGCTTTATAGATCTATATTGGACAGATGATAAGATAGATAAGTTAGATCTTGACCAAAAAATGTTTCCAAAGTTTATTTCACCCTTTGAGGTTTATGGAACCCTTAGGGATAATCCTATAACCTCCGGGTTAAGAAAGGGCCTTCCTGTAATTTGTGGTGGACCAGATTTTATAATGTCGATTCTTGGAACTGGTTCAGTCTATGAGGGAGTCCTCTGTGATAGAACAGGCACTAGTGAGGGGCTTAACTTCTGTTGTTCGGATCCAACTAGGATAGAAGGGTTAAGAACTCTTCCCCATGTAATTCCAGGGCTTTATACAATTGCTGGTTTAATTCCTAACTCAGGTGAGTATCTACTAAATGATAGACTTGATTTATTAATTGATGAGTATAAAAATAGTATTAATCTAATGGTAAAGTCCGGTCTTAAAATAAAAGAGATTAGGGTTGTTGGTGGTCATGCAGGAATAGAGAGGCTAAATATTAAAAAAGCATCTCAATTTGATATTCCTTTAAAAGTATATCCTGAGGGGTCTGACCTTGTAGGAAATGGGGTTTTAGGAAGTTTGGTTTTAGGGGTTTATCCCTCAATAGGTGAGGCTTGTTCTAGAATGGTTAAGGAGAAAGTCTGTTACAACTAA